One part of the Solanum dulcamara chromosome 8, daSolDulc1.2, whole genome shotgun sequence genome encodes these proteins:
- the LOC129900820 gene encoding E3 ubiquitin-protein ligase CHIP-like — MAPIVGSKQAEQLKQDGNNYFQKNRFGAAMDAYTEAITLCPNVPIYWTNRALCHRRRNDWKRVEEDCRKAVQLDQNSVKAHYYLGLALLQKEQFAEGVRELEKALDLGRGANPGSYIVEEIWEALAKAKYMEWEHESTRRSWELQNLKESCESALKEKHMLDSSHTEGLKDESSTSLLKQLEAVGEVFMKAAADDTPTEVPDYLCCKITLDIFRDPVITPSGFTYERAVILEHLQKVGKFDPITREPLFPSQLVPNLAIKEAVQAFLDRHGWAYRIQ; from the exons atGGCACCAATCGTGGGTTCAAAGCAAGCGGAACAACTGAAGCAAGACGGGAACAATTACTTTCAGAAGAATCGATTTGGGGCTGCCATGGATGCTTATACCGAG GCAATTACTTTGTGTCCTAATGTTCCGATATATTGGACCAATCGTGCTCTGTGCCATCGGAGGCGGAA TGACTGGAAAAGAGTGGAGGAAGATTGTAGAAAAGCTGTTCAGCTGGATCAAAATTCTGTAAAG GCCCACTATTATCTTGGTCTTGCATTGCTACAAAAGGAACAGTTTGCTGAAGGCGTGAGAGAATTGGAAAAG GCATTAGACCTTGGAAGAGGTGCAAATCCAGGAAGTTACATTGTTGAAGAGATCTGGGAAGCGCTTGCAAAAGCAAAATACATGGAGTGGGAGCATGAATCTACAAGGCGTTCCTGGGAGCTTCAGAACTTGAA AGAATCCTGTGAGTCAGCTCTCAAGGAGAAACATATGCTTGACAGTTCTCACACAGAAGGGCTCAAAGATGAAAGCTCAACATCTCTTTTGAAGCAACTGGAAGCTGTAGGTGAGGTTTTCATGAAAGCTGCTGCAGATGATACTCCAACCGAG GTTCCTGATTACTTGTGTTGTAAAATCACTCTTGATATTTTTCGCGACCCTGTAATTACTCCGAGTGGGTTTACATACGAGCGGGCTGTGATCCTTGAGCATTTGCAAAAG GTGGGCAAATTTGATCCAATCACACGAGAACCACTTTTTCCATCCCAGTTGGTACCAAATCTGGCCATAAAAGAAGCTGTGCAGGCATTTTTGGATAGGCATGGCTGGGCATACAGGATACAGTAA
- the LOC129900791 gene encoding AUGMIN subunit 3-like, protein MSSAQLCTLLGELGYEGHESLDPDSFEWPFQYDDARPVLDWLCSSLRPSNVLSPSEVTQYEHLLHEEKLLEGEDLDFAYDSISAFSTRRENQEAVFGSEEGLKDIRDATLALKAEELELQKQLRRLQSQYDMLTGQASTLIQGRRARVAATSVLNGQQATTDDSLSARNLEMNAVLGRMASTAQELAHYHSGDEDGIYLCYSDFHAYLLADASCVKDLNQWFTKHLDTGPYRLVAEEGKSKCSWVSLNDISNVLLRDLEKSHHQRVSELQRLRSIFGPSERQWIEAQVENAKQQSILAAFKGQVTSDEAHIHLDLHSLRRKHAELVGEISILYRKEEKLLSETIPDLCWELAQLQDTYILEGDYDLKVMRQEFYINRQKTFINHLINHVARHQFLKVACQLEKKTMLGAFSLLKVIESELHGYLSATKGRVGRCRALIQAASDVQEQGAVDDRDTFLHGIRDLLSLYSNIQAGPSTYVSAPGIVQQISSLRSDLMSLQYDLEHTLPQDRDQCINKMCTLLQSLQQLLFASSTTAQPILTPQTLMKQLATLEDYNKNLSRAIEDVTSEHLKKNEIYRHQKAEKTIERRVFVDFFCHPERLRNKVMELAASVGALQSS, encoded by the exons ATGAGCAGTGCGCAATTATGCACATTGCTTGGGGAATTGGGATACGAAGGTCACGAATCACTTGATCCTGATAGTTTCGAGTGGCCTTTCCAGTACGACGACGCTCGACCTGTCCTCGATTGGCTTTGCTCCAGCCTTCGCCCTTCTAATGTCCTTTCCCCTTCCGAAGTCACACA GTACGAGCATCTTTTACATGAGGAGAAGCTGTTGGAG GGAGAAGATCTAGACTTTGCTTATGACAGCATTTCAGCCTTCTCAACGAGGAGAGAAAACCAAGAGGCAGTTTTTGGAAGCGAAGAAGGATTGAAGGATATAAG AGATGCAACTTTAGCATTAAAAGCTGAAGAATTGGAGTTACAGAAACAGCTGAGACgattgcagtctcaatatgatatgcTCACTGGGCAGGCTTCTACATTGATTCAGGGAAGAAGGGCTCGAGTCGCAGCAACTTCTGTTCTTAATGGACAGCAGGCTACCACAGATGATAGCCTTTCAGCAAGGAATTTAGAG ATGAATGCAGTTCTTGGAAGGATGGCTTCTACTGCGCAAGAGTTGGCACACTATCATTCAGGGGATG AAGATGGAATATACCTTTGTTACTCGGACTTCCATGCATATCTGCTGGCGGATGCATCTTGTGTAAAGGATTTAAATCAGTGGTTTACCAAGCATCTAGATACA GGTCCCTACAGATTAGTTGCAGAGGAGGGGAAGTCAAAATGTTCATGGGTTAGCCTTAATGACATATCAAACGTTTTACTACGAG ATCTGGAAAAGTCTCACCACCAGCGTGTTTCTGAATTGCAACGCCTTCGCTCCAT ATTTGGTCCAAGTGAGAGGCAATGGATAGAAGCTCAAGTTGAGAATGCTAAACAACAATCTATTCTTGCTGCGTTCAAGGGTCAAGTAACATCAGATGAGGCTCACATTCATCTGGACCTTCATTCTCTTCG GAGAAAACATGCTGAACTAGTTGGAGAAATCTCAATTTTATATCGCAAAGAAGAGAAGTTATTATCTGAG ACTATTCCTGATCTTTGTTGGGAGCTGGCTCAGCTACAAGACACATACATCTTGGAAG GAGACTATGATCTAAAGGTCATGCGCCAAGAATTCTACATCAACAGGCAAAAAACG TTCATAAATCATTTAATTAATCATGTCGCAAGGCATCAATTTCTGAAAGTAGCATGTCAGTTGGAAAAGAAGACCATGCTTGGGGCATTTTCATTGCTTAAAGTTATTGAGTCTGAGCTGCATGGATACCTGTCAGCAACAAAAGGCAGAGTG GGTCGATGCAGGGCACTGATCCAAGCTGCATCTGATGTTCAAGAACAAGGAGCAGTGGATGATCGCGATACATTTCTTCATGGCATCAGGGACCTTTTAAGCTTATATTCAA ACATTCAAGCTGGTCCATCAACATATGTTTCAGCACCTGGCATTGTGCAACAGATATCAAGCCTCCGTTCAGATCTGATGTCTTTACAATATGACCTTGAACACACCCTTCCTCAGGATAGAGATCAATGTATAAATAAAAT GTGCACTCTTCTTCAAAGTTTGCAGCAGCTATTGTTTGCTTCATCAACAACTGCTCAACCAATTTTAACACCTCAG ACACTAATGAAGCAGCTAGCAACATTGGAAGACTACAATAAGAACCTATCACGTGCCATTGAAGACGTGACCAGTGAGCACTTGAAGAAGAATGAG ATTTACAGACATCAAAAAGCAGAGAAGACTATCGAGAGGCGAGTTTTTGTTGATTTCTTCTGCCACCCTGAGCGCTTAAGAAACAAGGTCATGGAACTTGCTGCAAGTGTTGGAGCTTTGCAATCTTCATAG
- the LOC129901305 gene encoding ylmG homolog protein 1-2, chloroplastic-like, with the protein MASQTLILQNPNLPRSTILSPPSTLIYSKPRTISVFARPNSLAAPSLHTLKSKKFTVSASSSAVLENPSANLSTNPSITVDPLITRSTRTITTFFAVTLAVSKLVFQKLSFNGLGQSLAYTAGPMFFAALKNQPTTGGLNTPFTVVAAGMAKWLDIYSGVLMVRVLLSWFPNIPWDRQPLSAIRDLCDPYLNLFRNIIPPIFDTLDVSPLLAFAVLGTLGSILNSSRGAY; encoded by the coding sequence ATGGCCTCTCAAACCCTAATTCTCCAAAACCCAAATCTTCCCAGAAGTACCATCCTTTCTCCTCCTTCAACCCTAATCTACTCGAAACCCAGAACTATTTCAGTGTTCGCACGGCCAAATTCACTCGCAGCTCCTTCTCTGCACACTCTtaaatccaagaaattcacAGTTTCGGCATCATCCTCTGCTGTTCTCGAAAACCCATCTGCGAATTTATCAACAAATCCGTCAATTACAGTTGACCCTTTAATCACTCGCTCTACGCGTACAATTACAACTTTTTTTGCAGTTACTTTAGCTGTATCGAAGTTGGTCTTCCAAAAATTGAGTTTTAATGGATTGGGGCAATCTCTAGCGTACACTGCGGGGCCAATGTTTTTTGCGGCCCTTAAGAATCAGCCTACAACAGGAGGTTTGAATACCCCTTTCACTGTGGTTGCTGCTGGAATGGCGAAGTGGCTTGATATATACAGTGGGGTTTTGATGGTTCGGGTTTTGCTCAGTTGGTTTCCGAATATACCTTGGGATAGGCAGCCATTGTCAGCTATTAGGGACCTTTGTGATCCTTATTTGAATCTCTTCAGGAATATAATTCCCCCAATTTTTGACACTTTGGATGTGAGCCCCCTTTTGGCTTTCGCAGTTTTGGGTACACTAGGCTCAATTCTTAACAGCAGCAGGGGAGCATACTGA
- the LOC129900422 gene encoding cytochrome b561 and DOMON domain-containing protein At4g12980-like, with the protein MGSHTPVFFPFHWKFTGCRLNVYRPITVHGPAPFLRFAQGFHLLSLYISETISFPYIHIYQSPKFTISAKMASLLQLHFIFLIAFLLIPPAISHNCTSSPALISGNTHFADCTDLPSLKSSLHWTYNSTNLTLSIAFNAPLPSSNGWISWGINPIHPGMIGTESLIAFKAPNGSMIVNTYNLTSYKSITQSDKLSFKVLDSKAEYSNGVMQILATLALPSNMTTVNQVWQIGPAVKDGKPVAHMFDPDNLKSKGTLNLATSSSGDGKNSTAPAPAGGGGQSENKTGGSSRIWSNNTIFYVFFMFIGVLFL; encoded by the exons ATGGGAAGTCATACGCCCGTCTTCTTTCCCTTTCATTGGAAATTTACTGGATGTCGACTCAATGTTTATAGGCCCATCACCGTCCACGGGCCAGCTCCCTTTCTAAGGTTCGCACAAGGATTTCACTTATTATCACTTTATATAAGTGAAACGATTTCCTTcccttatatacatatatatcaatccCCAAAATTCACAATATCTGCAAAAATGGCATCTCTTCTCCAGCTCCATTTCATCTTCCTCATCGCATTTCTCCTAATTCCCCCTGCAATATCACACAATTGCACTTCATCTCCGGCGCTGATCTCCGGTAACACGCACTTCGCCGACTGCACCGATCTCCCTTCTCTGAAATCGTCTCTCCACTGGACTTACAATTCAACAAATTTGACACTTTCAATCGCTTTCAATGCTCCTCTGCCTTCTTCTAATGGGTGGATTTCATGGGGAATTAACCCAATTCACCCCGGCATGATCGGCACAGAGTCGCTAATCGCATTCAAAGCTCCaaatggatccatgattgttaaTACTTACAATCTTACTTCCTATAAATCAATTACACAATCTGATAAACTTTCGTTTAAAGTGTTGGATTCTAAAGCAGAGTACTCTAATGGCGTCATGCAAATATTGGCCACTTTGGCACTACCGTCAAATATGACCACG GTGAATCAAGTGTGGCAAATTGGACCAGCGGTGAAAGACGGTAAACCAGTGGCGCACATGTTTGATCCTGACAATTTGAAATCTAAAGGCACATTAAATTTGGCTACTTCTTCCAGTGGCGATGGAAAAAATTCCACAGCCCCTGCACCCGCTGGTGGCGGTGGACAGAGTGAAAATAAAACTGGTGGATCTTCAAGAATTTGGAGTAACAATACTATTTTTTACGTCTTTTTTATGTTCATTGGAGTTCTGTTTTTGTAA
- the LOC129899789 gene encoding uncharacterized protein LOC129899789, whose amino-acid sequence MTGEEEMSSVTLDLLKKKMDDFAKERDWDKFHSPRNLLLALVGEIGELSEIFQWKGEVPKGLPDWKENEKLHVGEELSDVLLYLVRLSDICGIDLGQAALRKVQLNAIKYPVNKLNQQEQVDN is encoded by the exons ATGACAGGGGAAGAAGAAATGAGTAGTGTAACACTTGATCTTCTTAAGAAGAAAATGGATGATTTTGCTAAAGAAAGAGATTGGGACAAATTTCATAGCCCAAGAAACCTTCTTTTGGCTCTG GTTGGAGAAATTGGAGAATTGTCCGAAATATTTCAATGGAAAGGAGAAGTTCCAAAGGGTTTGCCAGATTGgaaagaaaatgagaaattACATGTTGGTGAAGAACTTTCTGATGTTTTGTTATACCTTGTTAggctttctgatatttgtggaATTGATCTTGGTCAAGCTGCTCTTCGTAAAGTCCAACTCAATGCCATCAAGTACCCTGTTAACAAACTCAATCAACAAGAACAAGTTGATAATTAA